In a genomic window of Feifania hominis:
- a CDS encoding TMEM165/GDT1 family protein, protein MLHVVWSSFVLVCLAEMADKTQFLVIGLASKYKLRQLVVGITCSVILLNLFAVVLGRALSTLIPLTFVELLAGLSFLVFAVMTLRECDDEDCQVRQGRFVSIAIAIAFFAAELGDKTQLGAISLAATNPGEELGVFLGATAGLLVADGIGVAIGLCLGRKLPERLMKAISFCVFSVFGIVTLYDPLRELLGPQAAACGAAGLMAALAACYLHMRKRA, encoded by the coding sequence ATGCTGCACGTTGTCTGGTCATCTTTTGTGCTGGTCTGTCTGGCCGAGATGGCCGACAAGACGCAGTTTCTCGTGATTGGTCTCGCCTCCAAATACAAGCTGCGCCAGCTGGTTGTGGGAATCACCTGCTCGGTGATACTGCTCAATCTGTTCGCGGTGGTGCTCGGTCGGGCGCTGAGCACACTGATTCCGCTGACCTTTGTGGAGTTGCTCGCAGGGCTCTCCTTTCTGGTATTCGCCGTGATGACGCTGCGCGAGTGTGACGACGAGGACTGCCAGGTTCGGCAGGGCCGCTTTGTGAGCATCGCCATTGCAATCGCTTTTTTCGCGGCGGAACTCGGCGACAAGACCCAGCTCGGCGCAATCTCGCTTGCGGCCACCAACCCCGGTGAGGAGCTCGGCGTCTTTCTCGGTGCGACGGCCGGTCTGCTTGTCGCCGACGGCATCGGCGTTGCAATTGGGCTATGCCTCGGCAGGAAGCTGCCCGAGCGGCTGATGAAAGCAATCTCCTTTTGCGTGTTCTCCGTGTTCGGCATCGTCACGCTCTACGACCCGCTGCGCGAGCTGCTCGGTCCGCAGGCCGCAGCCTGCGGTGCGGCGGGCCTGATGGCGGCGCTCGCCGCCTGTTACCTGCACATGAGAAAAAGAGCTTAG
- a CDS encoding AAA family ATPase — MNSNTVITISREFGSGGHLVGEKLAKELGIPFYDNELILLAVNESGLGQELFENMEEKPTTSFLYSLSMMSSTAGTYSMPLNDKVFLVQSDTIRKVAEKGPCVIVGRCADYVLENRSNVVNVFIHSPFEKRVERIMQERNLPREKAESTVSKSSKKRATYYNYYTGKKWGDVNNYHLAIDDSEVGIDGAVKLILEYLNHL, encoded by the coding sequence ATGAACAGCAATACCGTCATCACCATCAGCCGTGAGTTCGGAAGCGGCGGGCACCTGGTCGGCGAAAAACTCGCGAAGGAGCTCGGGATTCCGTTTTACGACAACGAGCTGATCCTGCTTGCCGTCAATGAGAGCGGCCTTGGGCAGGAACTCTTTGAAAACATGGAAGAAAAACCGACGACCAGCTTTCTCTATTCCCTCTCCATGATGTCGAGTACGGCCGGCACCTATAGCATGCCGCTCAACGACAAGGTCTTTCTCGTGCAGTCTGACACCATTCGCAAAGTGGCTGAGAAAGGCCCCTGCGTCATTGTGGGGCGCTGTGCGGACTATGTGCTCGAAAACCGCAGCAATGTGGTCAATGTGTTCATTCACAGTCCCTTTGAAAAGCGGGTCGAGCGCATCATGCAGGAGCGCAATCTCCCGCGGGAAAAAGCGGAGAGCACGGTCAGCAAGTCCTCGAAAAAACGCGCTACCTACTACAACTATTACACCGGTAAAAAGTGGGGAGATGTGAACAACTACCACCTTGCCATCGATGACAGCGAGGTCGGGATTGACGGCGCGGTAAAACTGATTTTGGAGTATTTGAACCACCTGTAA
- the spoIVA gene encoding stage IV sporulation protein A translates to MERYNIYKDITERTNGDIYIGVVGPVRTGKSTLIKRFMENLVLPHMADKNQRERAVDELPQGAVGKTIMTTEPKFIPNEAATVTLDDNASFRVRLIDCVGYIVPGSLGHMENEAPRMVSTPWFDHDIPFDQAAEIGTKKVINEHSTIGLVVTTDGSIGEIPREDYVEAEKRVISELKELGKPFVIILNSAEPQSEEAMALREHLEHEYDVPVILVSCLEITEQDIRAIMEKILFQFPLREINLSLPSWIDTLPEDHWLKSAIYDAILQSAGGIEKTGEISSAVSHMAQCEYLDDVSIAGIDLGAGNGYLDLTVQDGLFYRVLGEQTGLPIEGEESLVVLMGELAETKRQYDKVKGALADVAEKGYGIVTPTIDELTLEEPEIVKQGGRFGVRLKASAPSIHMIRADIETEVSPVVGSEKQSEDLVKYLLCEFEENPKKIWESNIFGKSLHELVNEGLHNKLSKMPDDARSKLQDTLQRIINEGSGGLICIIL, encoded by the coding sequence ATGGAGAGGTATAATATCTACAAGGATATTACCGAGAGAACGAATGGGGATATATACATCGGTGTGGTCGGCCCCGTGCGCACCGGCAAATCGACGCTCATCAAGCGCTTTATGGAAAATCTCGTGCTGCCCCACATGGCGGATAAGAACCAGCGCGAGCGCGCCGTCGACGAGCTGCCGCAGGGGGCCGTCGGCAAGACCATCATGACAACCGAACCGAAGTTCATCCCCAACGAGGCGGCGACCGTGACGCTTGACGACAATGCGAGCTTTCGCGTGCGGCTGATCGACTGCGTGGGTTATATTGTGCCGGGCTCGCTCGGCCACATGGAAAACGAGGCGCCGCGCATGGTCTCCACCCCGTGGTTCGACCATGACATCCCCTTTGACCAGGCGGCCGAGATCGGCACAAAAAAGGTCATCAACGAACATTCGACCATCGGCCTTGTGGTCACCACTGACGGGAGCATCGGCGAGATTCCGCGCGAGGATTATGTCGAAGCGGAAAAGCGCGTCATCAGCGAGCTCAAAGAGCTCGGCAAGCCCTTTGTCATCATTTTAAACTCCGCCGAGCCCCAGAGCGAAGAGGCGATGGCGCTTCGCGAGCATCTCGAGCACGAGTACGATGTGCCGGTCATTCTGGTCAGCTGCCTGGAGATCACCGAACAGGACATCCGCGCCATCATGGAGAAGATTCTCTTCCAGTTCCCGCTTCGCGAGATCAACCTCTCGCTGCCGAGCTGGATTGACACCCTGCCCGAGGACCACTGGCTCAAGAGCGCCATCTACGACGCGATTCTGCAGTCGGCGGGCGGCATTGAAAAGACGGGGGAGATCTCCTCGGCGGTCTCTCACATGGCCCAGTGCGAATATCTCGACGACGTCTCCATTGCCGGCATCGACCTCGGCGCGGGCAACGGCTATCTCGATCTGACCGTGCAGGACGGCCTGTTTTACCGCGTGCTTGGCGAGCAGACCGGGCTGCCCATTGAGGGAGAGGAGAGCCTTGTGGTGCTCATGGGCGAGCTTGCCGAGACCAAGCGCCAGTACGACAAAGTCAAAGGAGCGCTTGCCGACGTGGCCGAAAAGGGCTATGGCATCGTGACTCCCACCATCGATGAGCTCACGCTTGAAGAGCCCGAGATCGTCAAGCAGGGCGGCCGCTTCGGCGTGCGGCTCAAGGCTTCGGCCCCGTCGATTCACATGATCCGCGCCGACATTGAGACCGAGGTCTCACCGGTCGTGGGCAGTGAGAAGCAGTCGGAGGATCTGGTCAAGTACCTGCTGTGCGAGTTTGAGGAGAACCCCAAGAAGATCTGGGAGTCGAATATCTTCGGGAAATCCCTGCACGAGCTGGTAAACGAGGGACTCCACAACAAGCTCTCCAAGATGCCGGATGACGCGCGCTCAAAGCTTCAGGACACCCTGCAGCGCATCATCAACGAGGGCTCCGGCGGCCTGATCTGCATCATACTCTAA
- a CDS encoding DUF1847 domain-containing protein: protein MYTCASCTVHACRTGERDKLPKNCPIRNGELMETAFEQYGTEENHRFYVESSKIESAGYGQWPRIREIIEFARNMGYEKLGVAFCSGLAEEGRIACDILRRHGFTVVSVICKSGSIPKERAGLQDSEKVRPGRFEPMCNPIAQAMLLNEQKTQFNIVIGLCVGHDSLFYRYADAPVTTLVTKDRVLAHNPAGALYCANSYFKSKL from the coding sequence ATGTACACCTGCGCATCCTGCACCGTTCACGCCTGCCGTACGGGGGAGCGTGACAAGCTGCCGAAGAACTGCCCCATCCGAAACGGCGAGCTGATGGAGACCGCGTTTGAACAGTATGGGACCGAGGAAAACCACCGTTTCTACGTCGAGTCGTCAAAGATTGAATCGGCCGGCTATGGGCAGTGGCCCCGCATACGCGAGATCATCGAATTTGCCCGCAACATGGGCTATGAGAAGCTGGGCGTTGCGTTTTGCAGCGGACTTGCCGAAGAGGGGCGCATCGCCTGCGACATTCTGCGCCGCCACGGCTTTACCGTGGTTTCGGTCATCTGCAAATCAGGCTCCATCCCCAAGGAGCGCGCGGGGCTTCAGGACAGTGAGAAAGTCCGCCCCGGACGGTTTGAGCCCATGTGCAATCCCATTGCCCAGGCCATGCTGCTCAACGAGCAGAAGACACAGTTCAACATCGTCATCGGCCTGTGCGTCGGCCACGATTCTCTGTTTTACCGCTATGCCGATGCACCGGTCACAACGCTTGTCACCAAGGACCGTGTCCTCGCGCACAACCCGGCGGGCGCTCTGTACTGCGCAAACTCCTATTTTAAGTCGAAACTGTGA
- a CDS encoding YegS/Rv2252/BmrU family lipid kinase — protein sequence MESVGISKVLLIVNPVAGKRRSRSGLFDIVEQLCHYGCTATVQTTGGRGDATATVRRLAPEYDMVICCGGDGTLSEVVTGLIQSGADIPIGYVPAGSTNDMANNLKLPRRIREAAQTVLTGSAAGHDVGLFDGGRYFSYVASFGAFTKVSYATPQWLKNRFGHFAYILDGIRSVGDLRPYRAKVEAEGEGSFEGEYLFGSVTNSTSIAGVIKLRENEVSLHDGKFEVLLVRNPKNPDDLRRILYGVTHRKYDETHVRFFHTDHITFQFDEDIAWTLDGEYAPGGRRSEIRVLPSAVKIIR from the coding sequence GTGGAGTCGGTCGGCATCAGCAAGGTGCTGCTCATCGTCAACCCCGTGGCGGGCAAGCGCCGCTCCCGCTCGGGCCTCTTCGATATCGTCGAACAGCTGTGCCACTACGGCTGCACGGCGACGGTGCAGACTACCGGCGGCCGCGGTGATGCCACCGCGACGGTCAGGCGTCTCGCGCCGGAGTATGACATGGTCATCTGCTGCGGCGGCGACGGCACGCTCAGCGAGGTTGTCACAGGTCTCATCCAGTCGGGAGCGGACATCCCCATCGGCTATGTCCCGGCGGGCAGCACCAACGACATGGCCAACAACCTGAAGCTTCCCCGGCGCATTCGAGAAGCGGCGCAGACCGTTCTCACCGGCAGTGCCGCAGGGCACGATGTCGGTCTGTTCGACGGCGGGCGCTACTTTTCCTATGTTGCCTCTTTCGGCGCTTTTACCAAAGTGTCCTACGCCACGCCCCAGTGGCTGAAAAATCGCTTTGGCCACTTTGCCTACATTCTCGACGGCATCCGCAGCGTGGGTGATCTGCGCCCCTACCGTGCCAAAGTTGAGGCGGAGGGCGAGGGCAGCTTTGAGGGCGAGTATCTGTTTGGCAGTGTGACCAACTCCACCTCCATCGCCGGGGTCATCAAGCTGCGCGAGAATGAAGTCAGCCTGCACGACGGCAAGTTTGAGGTGCTGCTTGTGCGAAACCCGAAAAATCCGGATGATCTGCGCCGGATTCTCTACGGCGTCACCCACAGAAAATATGATGAGACCCACGTTCGCTTTTTCCACACGGATCACATCACCTTTCAATTTGATGAGGACATCGCCTGGACACTCGACGGCGAGTACGCGCCCGGCGGGCGGCGCAGCGAGATCCGTGTGCTTCCCTCGGCGGTGAAAATCATACGTTGA
- a CDS encoding DUF3794 domain-containing protein: protein MEQNQREELKYCQTVFRGTAEASSEADIIVPDYCPDVERIVRVDASPMIRQKFAAKDKITVIGAAEVHVLYLPENGGSLRCLNHTLEFSAEFDAKGVTPESTVMADARLSYVNCHVLNSRKLTLKAGVAITVRADRVGAVPLLYPEADDSGEVCVLPEEHECDIFLGETSHEFTVAEDIEIPADKPAIATYCRSDATAMVDEYKVIDDKIVLKGHVLVDTIYVGDLESGEIVCLQSEIPFNQIVELAGITESAIAFVNLTVTGQKFDIYENDSSESRVITANIELEATVEAYCRERVALVADAYATRHECTLKNENLVMPDVLVFERVAAAVKESVQSNEELSSCIPSSCFAVVDGITKEGNTLKIAGTLHASALGKTADGVVNFDHTAPFTAAVPFERDCTSLDYSCTCSVVKFSAVMATPYSVEIRADIQCNLMLKCGQKLSFVSEIEVDESRPIADASKYLVLYYPTQGESLWDIAKRYRSSVEAMRELNHCEGDTAEQNMLMIPRRR, encoded by the coding sequence ATGGAACAAAACCAGAGAGAAGAGCTGAAATACTGCCAGACCGTCTTTCGCGGCACCGCCGAGGCCTCGAGCGAGGCCGACATCATCGTTCCGGACTACTGCCCGGACGTCGAGCGAATCGTCCGCGTGGACGCATCGCCCATGATCCGCCAGAAATTTGCCGCAAAGGACAAGATCACCGTGATCGGCGCGGCCGAGGTGCATGTGCTCTATCTGCCGGAGAACGGCGGGTCGCTGCGCTGCCTGAATCACACACTCGAGTTTTCTGCCGAGTTTGACGCCAAGGGTGTCACGCCCGAGAGCACAGTCATGGCCGACGCGCGGCTGAGCTATGTCAACTGCCATGTGCTGAATTCCCGCAAGCTGACGCTCAAGGCGGGCGTCGCGATCACCGTGCGCGCCGACCGCGTCGGCGCCGTGCCGCTGCTGTATCCCGAGGCGGACGACTCCGGCGAAGTGTGCGTGCTGCCCGAGGAGCACGAGTGCGACATCTTCCTCGGGGAGACCTCGCACGAGTTCACCGTGGCCGAGGACATTGAAATCCCCGCCGACAAACCGGCCATTGCGACCTACTGCCGCAGCGATGCGACAGCGATGGTGGATGAGTACAAGGTCATCGACGACAAAATTGTGCTCAAGGGCCATGTGCTGGTCGATACCATCTATGTCGGGGACCTCGAGAGTGGCGAGATCGTCTGTTTGCAAAGCGAGATTCCGTTCAACCAAATTGTCGAGCTTGCGGGCATCACCGAGAGCGCGATCGCCTTTGTTAATTTGACTGTGACCGGCCAGAAATTTGACATCTATGAAAACGACAGCAGTGAGAGCCGTGTCATCACGGCGAACATCGAGCTCGAGGCGACGGTGGAGGCATACTGCCGCGAGCGGGTGGCGCTGGTCGCCGACGCCTATGCGACCCGCCATGAGTGCACGCTCAAAAACGAGAATCTGGTCATGCCGGATGTGTTGGTGTTTGAGCGGGTGGCCGCGGCCGTCAAGGAGAGCGTCCAGTCGAATGAGGAGCTGTCAAGCTGCATTCCCTCGAGCTGCTTTGCCGTGGTCGACGGCATCACCAAGGAGGGCAATACCCTGAAAATTGCAGGGACGCTTCACGCCTCGGCTCTCGGCAAAACCGCCGACGGGGTGGTGAATTTCGACCACACGGCTCCCTTTACGGCAGCAGTGCCCTTTGAGCGCGACTGCACAAGTCTCGATTACAGCTGCACCTGCAGCGTGGTGAAGTTCTCCGCCGTCATGGCGACCCCGTACAGCGTTGAAATCCGCGCTGACATCCAGTGCAACCTGATGCTCAAGTGCGGCCAGAAGCTCTCGTTTGTCTCCGAAATCGAGGTCGATGAGAGCCGCCCGATTGCCGACGCGAGCAAGTATCTGGTGCTCTACTACCCGACCCAGGGCGAGAGCCTTTGGGACATTGCCAAGCGGTACCGCTCGAGCGTTGAGGCCATGCGTGAGCTCAACCACTGCGAGGGCGATACGGCCGAGCAGAATATGCTGATGATTCCGCGTCGCCGCTGA
- a CDS encoding pentapeptide repeat-containing protein encodes MLELGEYEREDFSGERFDGDYTGVKCTGCRFDAADLSDGHFHACRFSDCTFGAAKLGGTRFSDCAFLNCKFRFAELFATDFITCKMTGSSFLDAQITCLTIDGGDWSYTELRGIDFARMRLENIDFEGADFGPASFRKAVVRDCNLTNANLSCADFSGADLRGTALSGTDILSMNLKGAKVDLEGCVVIASALGAQYTP; translated from the coding sequence ATGCTGGAACTGGGGGAATACGAGCGCGAGGATTTTTCCGGCGAGCGCTTCGATGGAGACTACACCGGCGTCAAGTGCACTGGCTGCCGTTTTGATGCGGCTGATCTGAGCGATGGACACTTTCACGCCTGTCGTTTTTCCGACTGCACGTTTGGCGCGGCGAAGCTTGGGGGCACGCGGTTTTCCGACTGCGCGTTTCTCAACTGCAAGTTTCGCTTTGCGGAGCTCTTTGCGACCGATTTTATCACCTGTAAAATGACTGGTTCGAGCTTTCTCGACGCGCAGATCACCTGCCTTACCATTGACGGGGGCGACTGGTCTTACACCGAGCTGCGGGGTATCGACTTTGCGCGCATGCGTCTTGAAAACATCGATTTTGAGGGCGCGGACTTTGGCCCTGCAAGCTTCCGAAAGGCAGTTGTGCGCGACTGCAATCTGACAAATGCCAATCTGTCCTGCGCCGACTTTTCCGGTGCGGATCTCAGGGGAACTGCGCTCTCGGGAACCGATATTCTCTCCATGAATCTCAAAGGGGCCAAGGTCGACCTTGAGGGGTGCGTTGTGATTGCGTCGGCGCTCGGCGCTCAATATACGCCCTGA
- a CDS encoding chromate transporter: protein MQSVTQQENREQPPAKKSLWTLFWVMFKIGAFTFGGGWSIVAQVDREFVQKRGWITSQELVDFTTVGRSLPGVMVINTAVLFGRSTAGIIGALVAAVGVAMPSVITIAVITVCYDAVAHNPLVARAMRGVRAAVIPIILGALFSLRKASLVNRFSYLVAAAAFVVSLFTGVSAILVVASGAALGLLLRGGRGRDLP, encoded by the coding sequence GTGCAGAGTGTAACACAACAGGAGAACAGAGAGCAGCCGCCGGCGAAGAAGAGCCTGTGGACACTCTTCTGGGTCATGTTTAAAATCGGAGCGTTTACCTTTGGTGGCGGGTGGAGCATTGTCGCCCAGGTCGACCGCGAATTTGTGCAAAAGCGCGGTTGGATCACGTCGCAGGAGCTCGTCGACTTCACCACCGTCGGGCGGTCTCTGCCGGGGGTCATGGTCATCAACACAGCAGTGCTCTTCGGGCGAAGCACGGCGGGGATCATCGGCGCGCTGGTGGCGGCGGTCGGTGTCGCCATGCCCTCGGTCATCACCATTGCGGTCATCACGGTCTGCTACGACGCGGTGGCCCACAATCCCCTTGTGGCCCGTGCCATGCGCGGGGTGCGCGCCGCCGTGATTCCGATCATACTGGGAGCGCTCTTCTCTCTGCGAAAGGCGTCGCTGGTCAACCGCTTTTCCTATCTTGTGGCGGCTGCGGCGTTTGTCGTCAGCCTGTTTACCGGTGTGAGCGCAATTCTCGTTGTCGCCTCAGGCGCCGCCTTGGGACTGCTGTTGAGAGGAGGTCGCGGGCGTGATTTACCTTGA
- a CDS encoding HAD family hydrolase has translation MIRLIACDVDGTLVPDGTAQINTEIYDVIRRLKSMGVVFAVASGRQFASVERLFEPVRDEILYITDNGGFVRSASEVYSSTPLTQKEITGLVRDGRRLPGCDIMLCGQDWAYAAREDTPMFRWLRDCYRYNVRAVGDLTKPIDDAIVKLSVYHPDGAGKVCADSFTPKWSKVVKVTEGGHEWVDCMSLETNKGAALRSLQKRLGVTREETMAFGDNLNDLELLAEAKYSCAVGNAHSAVKQAASRVVDTNVNDGVLKTLRELLGSMG, from the coding sequence ATGATACGACTGATTGCCTGCGATGTCGACGGTACGCTTGTGCCGGACGGCACAGCGCAGATCAACACCGAAATTTATGATGTCATCCGCAGACTCAAGTCCATGGGCGTGGTATTTGCCGTTGCGAGCGGGCGGCAGTTTGCGAGTGTCGAGCGGCTCTTTGAGCCGGTGCGTGATGAAATTCTCTATATCACCGACAATGGCGGGTTTGTGCGCAGCGCAAGCGAGGTCTATTCTTCCACCCCTCTCACACAGAAGGAAATTACGGGCCTCGTGCGCGACGGGCGCCGGCTGCCGGGCTGTGACATTATGCTCTGTGGGCAGGATTGGGCCTACGCCGCGCGTGAGGACACACCCATGTTTCGCTGGCTGCGCGACTGCTACCGATACAATGTCAGGGCGGTTGGTGATCTGACAAAGCCCATTGACGATGCGATCGTAAAGCTCTCTGTCTACCACCCGGACGGCGCGGGAAAAGTCTGTGCCGACTCCTTTACGCCGAAGTGGTCAAAGGTCGTCAAGGTGACCGAGGGGGGACACGAGTGGGTCGACTGTATGTCTCTTGAGACAAACAAGGGCGCGGCGCTGCGAAGTCTGCAAAAACGTCTGGGTGTCACACGGGAGGAGACCATGGCTTTCGGGGACAATCTCAATGACCTGGAGCTTCTTGCCGAGGCAAAATACAGCTGTGCAGTCGGCAATGCTCACAGCGCGGTCAAGCAGGCGGCAAGCCGTGTCGTCGACACCAATGTCAACGACGGAGTGCTCAAGACACTTCGGGAACTTCTCGGTTCAATGGGGTAA
- a CDS encoding alanyl-tRNA editing protein, whose amino-acid sequence MTEKLYYTTPYETRFEARVISCVRQGDAWLAVLERTLFYPEGGGQPADHGTLGGRRVLDVHERGDDVVHTLDGPLREGELVEGLVDWPRRFSLMQHHSAEHMVSGTVHRLFGFDNVGFHMGGDCVTMDFSGPLEQSQLDEVEDTVNRGIWENRALRCFYPGREALGALSYRSKKELDGEVRLVEVPEYDLCACCGLHVARTGEIGLVKLTGSQRYKGGTRVSMLCGERALADYRERNAQARELSALYSARVHEIVPAAARVLAERDEWKARCAALERELFARRAEAYAGRDTVCVIEEGLSPAGCRLFGEALMARCGLAVVLGGSEGARCYAVASASCDVRPIVKEANAALMGRGGGNAQLAQGSFAAPDEAIKEHFKRKEKSCESAG is encoded by the coding sequence ATGACGGAAAAACTGTATTATACCACCCCCTACGAGACGCGCTTTGAGGCGAGAGTGATCTCGTGCGTCCGGCAGGGAGATGCCTGGCTGGCGGTGCTCGAGCGCACGCTCTTCTACCCGGAGGGAGGCGGCCAGCCGGCCGACCACGGAACGCTCGGCGGCAGGCGTGTGCTCGACGTGCACGAGCGCGGCGACGATGTGGTGCACACGCTCGACGGGCCGCTGCGCGAGGGGGAACTTGTCGAGGGCCTTGTCGACTGGCCGCGCCGCTTTTCTCTGATGCAGCACCACTCGGCTGAACACATGGTCTCGGGAACTGTACACAGGCTGTTCGGCTTTGACAACGTCGGCTTTCACATGGGAGGCGACTGCGTCACCATGGATTTTTCGGGTCCGCTGGAGCAATCCCAACTCGACGAGGTGGAGGACACCGTCAACCGCGGCATCTGGGAGAACCGGGCTCTTCGCTGCTTTTATCCCGGAAGAGAGGCGCTCGGTGCGCTTTCCTACCGTAGCAAGAAGGAGCTCGACGGGGAGGTGCGCCTTGTGGAGGTGCCGGAGTACGACCTGTGCGCCTGCTGCGGGCTTCACGTCGCGAGAACGGGGGAGATCGGCCTTGTCAAGCTGACGGGTTCCCAGCGCTACAAGGGCGGCACGCGGGTGTCAATGCTCTGTGGGGAGCGGGCTCTTGCGGACTACCGGGAGCGAAATGCCCAGGCGCGGGAGCTCTCGGCTCTCTATTCGGCAAGGGTCCATGAAATTGTCCCGGCAGCTGCGCGCGTGCTCGCCGAGCGCGACGAGTGGAAAGCGCGCTGCGCAGCGCTGGAACGCGAACTCTTTGCCCGGCGCGCCGAGGCCTACGCGGGGCGCGACACGGTCTGCGTCATCGAGGAGGGGCTCAGTCCTGCCGGCTGCCGCCTCTTCGGCGAGGCGCTCATGGCCCGCTGCGGGCTCGCCGTTGTTCTCGGCGGCAGCGAGGGGGCGCGCTGCTACGCCGTGGCGAGCGCATCGTGTGATGTGCGCCCCATTGTCAAGGAGGCAAACGCCGCTCTGATGGGGCGCGGCGGCGGAAATGCGCAGCTCGCCCAGGGCTCTTTTGCCGCGCCGGACGAAGCAATCAAAGAGCATTTCAAGCGGAAGGAAAAGAGCTGCGAATCGGCCGGCTGA
- a CDS encoding M20 metallopeptidase family protein, with translation MDIKSLAREVEDKVIAFRRDLHMHPEASFQEFRTTDQIAKALDEMGIPYRRFEPTGLIGEIKGGKPGKTVALRADIDALSITEKTGLDFASQNEGLMHACGHDTHAAMLMGAAMVLNRVKDELCGTVKLLFQPAEEVAGGAKKVIEQGALDGVDYIFGIHIAAKMPVGVVGMRHGASAASADVFRIKVVGKASHGAMPQMGCDATVAAAAIVMNLQTIVSREVDPEKPLVVTVGKLESGSRFNIVSGEANMEGTIRSYDYDLHHSLPDIVKRIAENTAETFRCKAEVEYEMMTEVLVNDAESVELARGAAAKIIDNPAMLIEVPATMGGEDFAEYTPLCKASFAMVGAGGEYPQHSDRVVFDENSFRTGVALYAQVAADYLNG, from the coding sequence ATGGATATCAAAAGTTTAGCGCGCGAAGTGGAGGACAAGGTCATTGCGTTTCGCCGTGATCTCCACATGCACCCCGAGGCAAGCTTTCAGGAGTTTCGCACAACAGACCAGATCGCAAAGGCCCTTGATGAAATGGGAATTCCGTACCGGCGCTTTGAACCCACCGGCCTGATCGGCGAAATCAAGGGCGGAAAGCCCGGCAAAACTGTTGCGCTGCGCGCCGACATTGACGCGCTGAGCATCACGGAAAAGACGGGGCTTGACTTTGCCTCTCAAAACGAGGGACTCATGCATGCATGCGGCCATGATACACACGCCGCCATGCTGATGGGTGCAGCAATGGTGCTCAACCGCGTGAAAGACGAGTTGTGCGGCACGGTCAAACTGCTGTTCCAGCCGGCCGAAGAGGTTGCCGGCGGAGCCAAAAAGGTAATTGAGCAGGGCGCGCTCGACGGTGTCGACTACATTTTCGGCATTCACATTGCGGCAAAGATGCCCGTCGGTGTGGTCGGTATGCGCCACGGCGCCTCTGCTGCCTCCGCTGATGTCTTCCGCATCAAAGTTGTCGGAAAAGCCTCCCACGGGGCAATGCCGCAGATGGGCTGCGACGCCACTGTCGCAGCGGCCGCCATCGTGATGAATTTGCAGACCATCGTCAGCCGTGAGGTCGACCCCGAAAAGCCGCTGGTTGTCACCGTCGGCAAGCTGGAGTCCGGCAGCCGCTTCAACATTGTCTCGGGCGAAGCCAATATGGAGGGAACCATTCGCAGCTACGACTACGACCTCCATCACAGTCTGCCTGACATCGTCAAACGGATTGCGGAAAATACAGCTGAGACGTTCCGCTGCAAGGCCGAGGTCGAATATGAGATGATGACAGAGGTACTGGTCAACGATGCCGAGTCCGTGGAACTTGCGCGCGGCGCGGCGGCGAAGATCATCGACAACCCTGCAATGCTCATCGAGGTTCCCGCCACGATGGGCGGGGAGGATTTTGCCGAGTACACACCTCTGTGCAAGGCCTCTTTTGCCATGGTCGGTGCCGGAGGGGAGTATCCGCAGCACAGCGACCGCGTCGTATTTGACGAGAACAGCTTCCGCACCGGCGTCGCACTCTATGCTCAGGTTGCGGCGGATTATCTCAACGGCTGA
- a CDS encoding chromate transporter, with the protein MIYLELFTVFVKIGFCCFGGLAMIPVISAEMVSHAWLTLDEVADIVAIAEMTPGAIGINSATFAGMKMAGVSGAVVASLGVMVPSLTLCLLAGFFLQKLKGNPLLDNALRGIRPVCMGMIASVVVTMSIENFFPQGAFCWQALLIAAAVFLLQRRFHAGVPVQIGFAAVLGLILFSI; encoded by the coding sequence GTGATTTACCTTGAACTCTTCACTGTGTTTGTCAAAATCGGTTTTTGCTGCTTTGGCGGGCTTGCCATGATTCCAGTCATCAGCGCCGAGATGGTCAGCCACGCATGGCTCACCCTCGATGAGGTGGCGGATATCGTGGCCATTGCCGAGATGACGCCGGGCGCCATCGGCATCAACTCGGCGACTTTTGCGGGTATGAAGATGGCGGGTGTATCCGGGGCGGTCGTCGCCTCGCTCGGCGTGATGGTGCCGTCGCTGACACTCTGCCTGCTCGCGGGTTTCTTTTTGCAAAAGCTCAAGGGGAACCCGCTGCTCGACAACGCCCTGCGCGGAATCCGTCCGGTCTGCATGGGAATGATCGCATCGGTGGTCGTCACCATGAGCATCGAAAACTTTTTTCCGCAGGGGGCGTTTTGCTGGCAGGCGCTTCTCATCGCCGCGGCGGTCTTTCTTCTGCAGCGGCGTTTCCATGCAGGAGTGCCCGTGCAAATCGGGTTCGCTGCTGTGCTGGGCCTGATTTTATTTTCCATATAA